The following DNA comes from Alnus glutinosa chromosome 6, dhAlnGlut1.1, whole genome shotgun sequence.
ATATTGTCTTTTCCACCTAAATTCCGAATATCTGTCAAGGCATTATTTGTTGCTTGGCTGTGTCAAGTATTTTTGTACTGTCATTCCTGCCTGCTTTTGATAGATAATGTAATGCTTTTGAAAGCCACTTTTCAGTTGTGGTGATTTTGTCTACATTTTCATGTGTATACAGCTTGTGTTTGGTGCTTTTAAGgcttatgaaaaaagaaaagaaaaagttcccGCTATTTTTTCTGCACTGTTCATCTAGTAATGCTTATTGTGCTTATAATAAATGGCTTTATTAGTTACTCAGTTCAGTTGTGACCACATTTGGTTCAACCTTGTGGACAGTCTGGGTTCAGGATAAAATGCTTTGCTTCCAATTGGgagtgtaatatatatattatggtgtCTGAAGGTGTTAGCTGCTATCTACTTCTTGCAAATTCTATTTGAATAAAGTAAAATTGTTTGAAGGTGATAACTGTTTGCTAATAGGAGGCATAGTTACTCTCTATACCTATTTTATATCTTGCTAGATAATTCTTAGCATTGTCTTGCAATTCGATTTGAATATAGTAAAATTGTTTGAAGGTGCTAACTGTTTGCTAATAGGAAGCATAGTTACTCTCTATACCTATTTTAACTTGCTAGATAATTCTTACCATTGTCATTGTTAACTTTTGGTACATTTACTCCAATATTTCTATTGTAGTGGTCTGGCCTTTTGAATTGTGACTATTTATCCTTTTTGAAATCTACAGGATGACGTAAACATGGAGGTTGTGCTTTGTCctgattatgttgtatatcgAGATATTTATTGTACGGGCCCCCTGTTAAGTTTTTCACCCGGTTGCATCAAAATCAGTGGTTCAAATCCACATGGAAATGAAGGAAGCTTTGACTTTGAATGGGGCATTGACGATCTTATTGACGTTAGGTGCCAGTGGATGCGAAAAGTGCGTTCTGATGCTCCTATTGTGATGTTTGCTGATAGTCATATATGTGTGGTTTTGAAGTTCTATACTTTCTTTTGTTGACTACATTCAGGTTGAGACTGTCATTATAAAGCTCCGTGTGATAGCAAAGGATGCAGTTCAAGCCAATAATGTATGTAGCACTCCAGGTCAGTTCATtgaaataaattacataaattgATGCTTATTCTTGTTAATGTTTGTTATTGAGTTTGATTAGCACTTCATATTGTATTCCATGAAATCTTGTCTCATCAAATTTTGAACAACATTTATTTGGGAAAATTATCAAATGTTTTCTTAGTTTAAAGAAACTAATGCTAGACTCTTATGTTTTCTGTTTTTAGCTTACCCCTCTCCAGTTTTTGTCCAGACAGTGACTTTACTTTCAATGACATTTTTGCTATGTGTGAAGAAATGGGTATAGGGCACCAACCCAATCTATATCCTTACTATTGATTGAGGCATTTATTGTTAtccatatttatatatttatcaaaaaaattttttgCAAAAATATACCCAGTTATAAGATATGATCTTTGCTTCTTTTTGGTCTAAAAAAATGTATGAACTCCATTTTCAAGAAATAAGGTGTGGTTTAATATTCTTTTTCGAAATTTTATTAGTTTAGTCGCAGAATTGTTAGGACTTCAGCGTTAAGCTAATAGTAGGTTCTCATTTTGCTGATTACCTGCATGTACCTCAATTTATAGGCATTGAGGAGTTGAAGATTGCAGTTGTCGACCCTAATTGGTCCCACAAACAGGAAGCGATAACCTCTTTGCATGTGAAATACTTGGCTCGATGGGATCTTGTGCATGagtaagtttttaaatttccttaattaattcgtacctgttttagtttttattgtaTATATGTTCACAACCGAATAATGTTTCTTATTTCTGGTGAGAATCAAAAAGTCATATAGTCTGTTTAGCTTTTTGATAAGATATAGTCTGTCTAGCTAAATAAAGCTGTTGTTCAATACTGGATTTCACTAACTTatcaaatcaaaagaaaaaagattgaatAATGCTATTCTCTAAACTTGGAATGTCTTGCATCCCACAATGAAATTTGAATGAGTTCTGAGTGTAGTCATTAATTGATTCATGCTTTTATACCTTGTAGTATCCTGAAATTATAACCTGGccattattttgtaaaaatcAATTACATGGATGATTTTCCAAAGAATTAATTTTTAGCAATTTATTGTAGTTTCGTTTCCTATGGAGTGATATTAAGATCCTATTATATAGTATGAAGACCGCGAATGGACAATGCTGGAATTAAAGGACTTTTTCTTCAAGACTCTTTACCATTGGTCAACTGCCTTTGACTTAATGTTTGTAGCTTTCATGTTTTTCTgtaccttttttcttcttctagctaggtgtatcttttgtatacttcttgtgtacttgggtgagtcttttgcactttttaatcaatttcgtttactttaaaaaaaatccaatttgtAAGATCAACAATTCATATATGTGCTGTATATTTGCTTGGTTAGACTAGGAAGATATATGGATTAGGAATTATTTAGTTTTcagttttgagcaaaaaatttGGTTGTGCATTTGACATGCTCCACCTGGTCTTGGTCGGGTCTTAAATGTCAATGATATTGGATATATCAAGACACAATTTGCAGTAGTAGGTATTTAAATGTAATTGTCTGCTCATAAAAATTTGCAGCTTAAGGGAAAAGCTGAAAAAATTGAGTGGGCTTCTGAAATTGAAGAATGAACCATGCACAGATGTAACCTAATGCCAGGATGAATGGGAAAAGGCATTTGTACAATGCTTTATGGAGTAATGTATAAGTGTACAACAAGGctcaaaatttgcaaaattctAATGCTAAAATATACCAAGTATGTCTTGCATATTGATGATAATTCATTCTGGTATTTTATGACCATATGTAGTGTGTGTGCATGTTTGCGTATATTTCTCATTCCCATACATCAACAATCAGGTAAAGAGTATCAGAAGTTAACCCTGTCTCCCTGTCTCCCTGTCATCCCCATTGCCACTAGGAATGCAatctttttgccttttgttttatttgttggttttggCATAAGCTAGTATATTAGAAGGAGATTTCGGCTTTCTTCTCTTGGCAGGGTTTGATAACCTTTGGACATGTCTGTATCAAATCACTATGAAGTTATTTCAATCATATCAATAGAATGTGGGTTATGTACTTCACAGTTTCTCCAACTTCTGTTACTGACATGGTTAAAGCACCCTCGAAGTACAATAACAGGTTGCTTAATGTCTCTCTTTAAAGTAAGTTGATACAGAAGTATTCTAAATTCAGCATTTTTACTGGATTTAGAAGTACAGCTGCTTAGAAGCATTTAGGGCCATTGGATGTGCAACACATTGTTTTTCTGGTTGACCAGCCTACtgcttaattgtttttcttatttttttcaaggtATCACAATGATCCAGGCATCAGGACATTTGTCTAGCATTTGAacttgcctttttttcttttctttctttttttttttttttttcttttctctgggGTGGtgagggaagaagaaaaaaaatggtgaaaaaaTGAAGTAAAACACTACTATTCTAAGGTGCATGGTTTAGACAGGTGTTGCATTTAGAGCAGTGCTGGAGTTCACTTATCTAAGAGGTACTGGTTGCagttctaatttatttatttattttttaatcttttctgaAGAAGTGGTCTATGAAGGTAGAATTTCAAAACTGCATGTTAATCACTCGCATTTTATAGTTTTAGTAGCTGTTACACCATGCTTTATTACATTAGTGGACTTGCGGTTTGGATGTTTCTCTCTTCATCTGCTTTGATACTTCTTCAAGTGTGAGGAATGCTGGCTGGAAGCAAAATTTCTGGGTTTTCATCTTTTCAtaactatgtttttttttccccaaactTATTATTACTTCACTACATTGGAAGATAACTTCGTCATTTTCGTGTAGTACTGGCATGGGAATGGATGAGAATGATATACTTGGACAGAGGCATTATTTTCCACAGTGAGTGAAAGTGATTTATATCTCTCTTTAATGGAACTGCGAAGATGTAAACTTTGATGCGTTGGGTTGGAATTGTTATAATGTTCTTTTTGTTGTCCTGCTATTCTGTCATCTGTCTTTCAGGAGTTTGTCTTTTCTCTTTATGTTCCTTATTGTGTTCTTTTGCTCTTTTCAATTTTGGAATGTGTTGAGATCCTTGCACTTTCTATGTCCTTCTGGTGCTTTGTGCTGATGGTTTATCAATTTGAAATAaaggctgattttttttttttccatgtgaATCTTAGATTTGGTTTGAAATCAAGTTGCTCTTTAgtttaatacattttttttcgtAGATGATAAATATTTTATGGCTTCCACTCCTAGGATGAGCGAGTTagaaattttacattttatttttccctttttttgttACTAGTTGTGATCcatgggtgtgtttggtaaagatttttgggcttgtttggcaaagacatgtacagaacagaacataataatgggttgttaattttggaatagtaaatagtgatgatgtgatataaaataaaataaaaaattgtatagaaaagtgaaaaagttttggattgtagtgaatttttttatttgaatagtaataaaaaattattgatgtgatataaaaagtgaaaaaagtgggaatgttttgatgttgattggtattaaaaaatatgaaaaagtgaaaaaagaaatacatgaaCAGTAACCCCATTATTCTGTACTGTTTCGTCACTTGGCAAACAAGGCTGTtgagttgagtttttttttttgagttgttgtaagaagtgtttgatgtgatataaagtagaaagaatttgtatggaaaagtgaaaaagttttgtattgtagtggattttttttttatttgaatagtaataaaaaattgttaatgtgatataaaaagtgataaaagttaaatgttttgaagttgattgttttttacaaaagtgaaaataagggaagggaagggagtGTTGGTTACCAAACACACCCCATATCTTTCAAAGTTGAAGCATGTATGTTGTATCTCGCACTAATAGTCAAACTGTGCACAAAATGCCCATGTAGATCTTTCtgattgattaaattattaatatctCTTTTTAGCACTAGACAATTGCTTTAGATCTTAATTTGCTTAGTTTTCATTAATTTCTCAACTTGTTTTCTATTGCTggctaggtgtttctcttgtatactctctgTGTACTTGagttacgcttttaatgatatttcagtttcttataaaataaattattaatgaaTGAGAAAATATGAACACAGAGGATCACTTATAACTGTAAGAATggatttctctcttcttcttcttcttcttctttttttttttttgagatatgcTGTAAAAAGGCTATACTATTAGCAAACTGAAATAGACTTGTATCTTGGTGGTTAAACTTAAATCCTACTTGGAGAGAAGTTACCCTCATCagaaaatttagattttctttataTCAGATAATAGCGTCATTTTCTTATGTGCATTTGTAGCATAATTTTCATTCCTTTATTTGTAGAGAAACGGTGTCTTTTTCAAACTGTTCATGCTATTGTACTGCCTAGTGGTAGCTCTTGTTCAACTTGAGCTATAGAGCATGATATGCTTTGGTGCACTTTTGTGGTTTAGTACTGTAGTTTGTTTACTCAATAGTTGTCAGATGTATACTTTCAGTTTCGATGAGGCTTTTGAAGATGTTATCTATCCGAAAGGGGATTCTGATGCTGTTTCCATCAGTAAGAGAGATGTTGATCTATTACAACCAGATACATTCATAAATGATACAATCATCGACTTTTACATCAAGTAAGTCATACACATacattattgtttttcttttggttatGACCTATCATTttcattcccccccccccccccccccccccccaaaaaaaaaaaaaaagaaaagaaaagaaaaggaatttcTCTCACTTATGTTTGTCAAAAATGGTTGGTTCTCTCTGAGGTCGACCCTGGTTGCAGTTATGATCTATATCCACTGGCTTACCTTTTAAACTGGAACTAAGCATAGCTAAGTTACTAATGGAGCTTTACTCATCATTGTTTAAGTTGTTTGATTATGGTTTTTGTTCCTACATTTAAAATGTACCTGTTTcgaaatgtttttcttttaaagtaaCTTGTGCACTCCATGGGACTTGAACCCATGACCTCACCCATCACCATGTTCTTATCTGGAGGGTGGATGTGTTGTTTGACTTAAAATGCCATTGGCCATTTAAAATCTTAATTGATTGGCAGGTATCTGAAGAATCAGATTCAACCCGAGGAAAGGCACCGTTTCcacttttttaatagttttttcttTCGGAAGCTGGCTGACATGGACAAAGATCCAACAAGTGCTTCTGATGGTAGGGCTGCTTTTCTACGTGTTCGTAAATGGACAAGGAAAGTTGATATTTTTGAGAAAGATTACATCTTCATTCCTGTAAACTTCAAGTAAGATTTCCTGAGTAAACATTTTGCTTCTTGCAGTAGGCTTTAGTTAAATTTGGAGCACTGATATGAACTGTCTCTGCATTCTGATGACAGTCTACATTGGAGCCTAATAGTCATATGCCATCCTGGTGAAGTGGCTAGATTAAAGGGTACGTTTTATTGGAATGAgctccctttttttctttttttgtgaatCTTCCCTTTCATTCATTATTTTGGCATATTTCAGTTGAAGAATTGGACCAGTCACCTAAAGTACCATGTATATTGCATATGGATTCTATCAAAGGAAGTCATACGGGTATCAAAAATCTTATTCAAAGGTATCCTTGAACTTTTGAAGTTTACATGTTTCTGTTTCCTGACAGATTTAGCTTGTTATTTGAAGATATGCCACATTATGCGAAACTGTTAATTCCTTTTTGTGTCGTTCCATATCGCTTTATATATTGTTGTTCCATATCACATTAtggcttaaatatatatatatatatataaaagaaaaatctctTTCTAGCTTAGtgtatctcttgtatacttgaGTTGCACCTTTTGTgctttttatgatattttgattatttatcattttttttttcaaaattaaaacatCTGCATCGCTTTTGTGTGCATAGATATGTGCTTGGACTTCTCAAGCAGCTCGTGCAGTCTTTGTTTGATTCCACTTTTAGTAGTAAAAAGCATTTCTTGTCTCACCCAATAgtgtcaattttatttattaagcaTGACTTTTTTATATTGGCTAATTACATATGTTTCTTTGTGTAACTTGTAAATTGAGCTAAATCTGTATTACGTCATGTAGTCATCTTCCATTCACAAgtagatgaatttttttttttttgataagtaaattcaCAAGTAGATGGAATTAGTGGTGTAGAGTTAGATAGGAGCTCATGAGAGGTATAGCAAGCTCTTTCTATTTCTGATATTAAGGCCTGCAAATTGTCACGTGTTTCTATTTCTTTTGGTGCTTggaaaattttaattgaatgaTCGATGATCAGATTGCATGTGATTTAATACGAGAAAATTCAGGGATTCAGTGATGTGATTCTTATAATTTGTGATGTAGTCAACAAGCAAAGTTGGACTTCTTCTACTAGATGATTAGATTTTTTAGTTGGCATGTGATTTATTTGGGGTTTAAAGGTAATAACTACCTCACTTATAACTCAAAATTACACATTGTGCTTTGCATTAGtagttttctctctttttcactCTATTTTGGTCCCCCGCAGGACTCATGGCTCTAATGTTTCTAAAATTATCCTTGgtttatctctttttctttttttcttttttaaaaaaatatatcattttaaaCATGTTGTGTTATACCTTTTGAAAGTTACATCCTGTGAAACATTGAAATGACAGTTATTTGTGGGAAGAGTGGAAAGAGAGGCAAAAGGAGACACGTGAAGATATCTCGTCTAAGTTCCTTAACCTGCGGTTTGTCTCACTTGAGGTATTGCCTCTTGTATTAGTTAACAATTTTTAGCTACTTTAAAGTGGAATCATGATGGAAAAGAATTGCTTGTAAATTTGCTTCTATCAGCCAGCCACCATAGGTAAGGTGTAGAGGTTAATCGGAAGGTATTATTTCATTAAATCTTTGTGTAGATTTTGGAGCCTTGGAATCCTATATGAACATGTAGTGTCTTCTTGGTAATCctgtatataaatattatagaTTTGACCCTTTTTAGAAAGGGTTTAAAGAGGAACAAAATGAAGTATGGATCATTATACAGAAAAAGtgaataagtaaataaatgaaTGTAAAGTGGGTATCCCTTTTAGTAGAATCTCATACTTTAGAAGGTAATCACTCAATGTTGTTGATTATCAAACTTCCATTTTGATGTTATTGAATCCAACAGAGCAAATCAAGCTTTCCATTTTGATGGTGACAAAGACTCTGTTTGTCACGACAGAGTTGGGAGGTGTTGTATTTGAAGCTTGTTAGATTGTAAGAGTTTTAAGTTTATGGGTTTTACATGAATGATTATATCTGAAATATAGTTTGCATCTTTTTCCTAGTTAGGTTCTCTCTTTTATACATCTTGTGTACTCGGGTTGCGCCTTTGCCCTTTTTAATGAACTTGCGactatttataaaaataataataaaacaaaaatctttttCCTTATCTCTTTTACTTCATTTGGTGTAGActttaacctttttttaaaaaataaataaataaaacttgcTTGTGTTGTTGGGTGGGGAGGTTTAATTTGCACTTTAGGTTTAAATGAACCTGTTATACGTGTGTTTAAGATATCTCGTGAATGCAATCACATTAATATATTCCGTCATATCCTTTCGGACACTTTCTTTTACTGATCAGGATGAATTTTTATGTCCTGTTTGCACTAGAATAACTTTCACATTTAAAGGTTTGCTAGtttgtcagtttttttttcttggtatatGCATCTTCACCTGCAATTCTATTCTCTTTGTTTAGTTCCATAAGATGACTATCTCTTCAGTTATGTAAGATAATCAAATTTCTTGGAAGTTAACATTGAAAATTCTATTCCTCACTCTTGCTTGTTTGTGATCAATTCGGTGGGCGTGTATTACTTTGCTAGTCTCATTTTTCACATTCCATGTCAGTTGCCACAGCAGGAGAATTCATTTGATTGCGGTCTGTTTCTGCTCCACTATCTGGAGCTCTTTTTGGAAGAAGCTCCTGTTAATTTTAGTCCATTCAAAATAATCAAGTGCTCCAAGTTTGTAAGTCTGCTTACCTAGTCCCATGAGCAATTTAGTATCTTTTCCTCTTTATTTCCTTGAATTTGATTGTGGTGTGCAAAGTCTTGAAGCGCATATCATGAAACCCCAAAGGTTGCACATACTTTGACTGTGGTGCAAgctttataatttatttatttttatgctttttcttAATTCTCTagctcttcttctctattttgcCATTTTTCCTCCCCCTTTCCTTTGCTTTTGTTCTGTGTGGACCATGTTCATTCCACTATTAGAACCTATCCTGAGGAAGTATACTCTTACTTTCCAATATTGGTGACAGACTCGAATCAAAATTATAAAAGCTCCTTGTTCCCACTTTCAAATCACAGCCTTGGCATTTCTTTCATGTAGATTGTGTGAAGAACTTAGTATTGGCAATTCAGTGtggaaaaagagaaattttGAAATCTATGAGTTGATTGTTCTTAGCGTCCTGTCATCCTGAACTTTTTCctgaatttcttttaatttgataattatACTATATCCTAATGATTATTGCTCTTTCCtgtgtcttattttttagatgttaacaattcaaaataacatttttcttaccCAGCTTAATGTGAATTGGTTTCCTCCTGCTGAGGCTTCTCTCAAGCGTACTCTTATCCAGAGGTTAATCTTTGAACTCCTTGAAAATCGTTCTTCAGAAGCCTCTTCAGCTGCTTGCAGTGACGAAGACGAGCCCTCTGAATTTCTAGAGAACCATAAGAACAAAACTGGTGTAGAGTTTCTTTCTGAGAGATGCAGTCCTGCAATAGCTCAGCAAGGCAATATATCTGGTTCCCAAGCTGGCCAGGGGATTGAGATGACTCTATTATCAGCATCTTCTATGAGTTCCCAGTGTGTTAACAACGAAGGCTTGGTTCTAAAAGAGTTTCTTGAGTCAGGAGCCTCTGCAGGATCATTATTTGAACGGTTTCCATCTTTTGGCCATCCATCATCTTATTACCATCTCAATGGTGCTATATCACCAACAGAGGTATTAGCTTTTCTTTATTGTATTGTTTATTATCTATTCTTTTCAGTTATAAGAATACTGAAACTTAAGAGCATGACCATTGTTAACTTGATCAAAACAACCTATTCTTTTTTGGGTAAAGTTGGTTATTACACTTGATGCTGCTTCGCTGTTTTTGGATGTTGCTTTTTCATGCTTGTGTGTGGAAGCtgatttagaatttttttgctCGTCTGGCCAATGCTTTGGAAATCATCTCTCCATGCCAATGTTGGTTTGTAGTAACCCatgaaataaaactaataaatacTTGTCTTGTTTGTCCAATTTCTTAAATCTAACTTTCTAAGGGAACATCTTTTATTACTTTCACATGCAAATAAAAATCCACTGCTTTTATATATTTGGTGTTTAGTTTATTACCCTACAAAATAAGTACGCGAAGTTTAGGAaagttatatattaatgttTTCTCGTTTTGGAAAGTCAATAACTGGAGGACATCTGTTTGCTGAGCATCCCAAAATGGAAAAATGGgactgaaaataaaaagaagcaaTTAACTATTTTGTCACCAAATGAAAATTGTGGCTGTGTGGTGTTCTGTAGTGgtctctctatatctctctaATTTATCATTTCCTGTGGCTGCGTGGTGTTCACTatttctagctaggtgtttctcCTGTATACTACTTTCTGTGTACTTGAGTTGCAccttttgcgcttttaatgatatttcgtcTACTTATTAATAAGTAAAAAAGGAGAGCTTTTCATTAGAagttactattattattttatatttatgcaGCTTACAAGTCACAATTTTCAGTTCAATATAATAACATTTAACTCCCCTTAACCCCGACCCCCACCCAAGATGTAAACTCCATATTGTAAGAAGCCTTGCAATTCTAAATTCTTGTGAAATCGACTGCAATATTTGCACTTCTAATACcttgtctttttgtttaatCACAGGAAGATGTAGACAACGGTGACCGTTTTGGGTATTTGCCTTCCGGTGATACTGCTATTCAGCAAATGATTGGCATTACGCCTCAAGCAACCAGCATTGGATATTCATCAAGAGATTTTAGAGCTGAAACTTATGACTTAGGGATCTCTGTGCATGCAGTGCATGATGATGTTGACTCATCCCCGGAAACATCAAATTATGCTTCCGATGATTTAGAAGTAGGGATCATTGAAAATTGCCCAGACGGAGAAGATGTGGGTACAAGTCAAAAGGAAGAAACAGATGAACGAAAATCAACACCAACAGAAAACATGGAGTGTTTGACAGAAGCCCTTGTTTCTGCTGCCAGCAAGTTGCTGGATGCTTCTGCTGTCGAAGGTTCCAGCGACCCTGATAAGATTTGTGATGGTGATGGAAACAGTGATCAGCTCCCCATCCATCAAGAAAATTCAGTTTCACTGCATGATGTTGTAGATAATGGGGAGGTTGCTTGTGATAATGTGCTGACGATTGGTGATGATCAGATTGCAGAGTCACATGAGCAACGAGCAGCAAAAAGGCTGCGGCTTACACCATCCCTTGAAAGGGAATGAAATCTTACGCTCATAGGATAGAACATCAAAGGTCTCCCCCTTTGTAAGTAGGACCGGAGGTGAATTTTCTGTCTCTTTTACTCGtcttcttctctcctctcttaCTCTAGGAATTTATTGCCATGCTGTGAATAGAATTGTGACTTTATCTTAACTTTGGTCGGTATATGGATGAAAGGACAAAAAATGATTACATGCAGCTTCTTCGTCTAAGTTAAATATCAGTAACTTAACTTGCCCTGCAAGGATGAGTGTTTGTTTTGGTCTTTTCTGCAATTTAACAAATGATTGGATTTTGGAGTTTCTTTGGGAAGTTTGTTCTCCTTGGTTTTGCTTCAACTTTGAGGTCCTTTGGGCTTGTTTTGAATCCCCCCCTCCTTCCAAATTGGAGCCTCCTGGCCCTCTTTGTATATGTCTATATGGGCTTAGCCAACCCACTATTTTGTCTGTTTCAATCAACATAATTTTATTGAGAATCTTATTTGTAAGatgttaaatttaatcattccaAATGATTCTTTCCCCAATTCTATTTTCTCCAAATACTTCATACAGTTTTCCTGCTAGTAGTTTATAATAATGTGAAAATAATGAAATGGAAACGCGATATCAAAAGTAGGCTTGTTTATCATTAATTTTCAGTAATATTTATTCATCGCTAGAGGCGAAAGAAGTTTTATAATGAATGTATGATTAAGTTGTCAATGGCTGAACGCCCTTTTGACGAATTCAATAGTTTAGTTTCAATATATTTAGCACTCCAATCAAGTAGTAAGTTCTATCGACAAGGGATAGAGATCgttaa
Coding sequences within:
- the LOC133870368 gene encoding probable ubiquitin-like-specific protease 2B isoform X1 — encoded protein: MKSSPRRALEVFDFKEEDELPELAAGKFLGKFKNSNLDNHAILKYEFLECVGPGTDVGRKEVGSIPCVDVDAIDCDRSHENATSHTPLGVEEENFADREEFSGSDAALHSYYVSHEQPHFKLDTNDSRSFPSEPERKDSSLEVPQGKGPTDYALLKSPFSNEPVDVVSDADESMNGNTPSSHTSEIAEDVPFNGCASDHCFGNMDMDDVNMEVVLCPDYVVYRDIYCTGPLLSFSPGCIKISGSNPHGNEGSFDFEWGIDDLIDVRCQWMRKVETVIIKLRVIAKDAVQANNVCSTPGIEELKIAVVDPNWSHKQEAITSLHVKYLARWDLVHDTGMGMDENDILGQRHYFPHFDEAFEDVIYPKGDSDAVSISKRDVDLLQPDTFINDTIIDFYIKYLKNQIQPEERHRFHFFNSFFFRKLADMDKDPTSASDGRAAFLRVRKWTRKVDIFEKDYIFIPVNFNLHWSLIVICHPGEVARLKVEELDQSPKVPCILHMDSIKGSHTGIKNLIQSYLWEEWKERQKETREDISSKFLNLRFVSLELPQQENSFDCGLFLLHYLELFLEEAPVNFSPFKIIKCSKFLNVNWFPPAEASLKRTLIQRLIFELLENRSSEASSAACSDEDEPSEFLENHKNKTGVEFLSERCSPAIAQQGNISGSQAGQGIEMTLLSASSMSSQCVNNEGLVLKEFLESGASAGSLFERFPSFGHPSSYYHLNGAISPTEEDVDNGDRFGYLPSGDTAIQQMIGITPQATSIGYSSRDFRAETYDLGISVHAVHDDVDSSPETSNYASDDLEVGIIENCPDGEDVGTSQKEETDERKSTPTENMECLTEALVSAASKLLDASAVEGSSDPDKICDGDGNSDQLPIHQENSVSLHDVVDNGEVACDNVLTIGDDQIAESHEQRAAKRLRLTPSLERE
- the LOC133870368 gene encoding probable ubiquitin-like-specific protease 2B isoform X2, which encodes MKSSPRRALEVFDFKEEDELPELAAGKFLGKFKNSNLDNHAILKYEFLECVGPGTDVGRKEVGSIPCVDVDAIDCDRSHENATSHTPLGVEEENFADREEFSGSDAALHSYYVSHEQPHFKLDTNDSRSFPSEPERKDSSLEVPQGKGPTDYALLKSPFSNEPVDVVSDADESMNGNTPSSHTSEIAEDVPFNGCASDHCFGNMDMDDVNMEVVLCPDYVVYRDIYCTGPLLSFSPGCIKISGSNPHGNEGSFDFEWGIDDLIDVRCQWMRKVETVIIKLRVIAKDAVQANNVCSTPGIEELKIAVVDPNWSHKQEAITSLHVKYLARWDLVHDTGMGMDENDILGQRHYFPHFDEAFEDVIYPKGDSDAVSISKRDVDLLQPDTFINDTIIDFYIKYLKNQIQPEERHRFHFFNSFFFRKLADMDKDPTSASDGRAAFLRVRKWTRKVDIFEKDYIFIPVNFNLHWSLIVICHPGEVARLKVEELDQSPKVPCILHMDSIKGSHTGIKNLIQSYLWEEWKERQKETREDISSKFLNLRFVSLELNVNWFPPAEASLKRTLIQRLIFELLENRSSEASSAACSDEDEPSEFLENHKNKTGVEFLSERCSPAIAQQGNISGSQAGQGIEMTLLSASSMSSQCVNNEGLVLKEFLESGASAGSLFERFPSFGHPSSYYHLNGAISPTEEDVDNGDRFGYLPSGDTAIQQMIGITPQATSIGYSSRDFRAETYDLGISVHAVHDDVDSSPETSNYASDDLEVGIIENCPDGEDVGTSQKEETDERKSTPTENMECLTEALVSAASKLLDASAVEGSSDPDKICDGDGNSDQLPIHQENSVSLHDVVDNGEVACDNVLTIGDDQIAESHEQRAAKRLRLTPSLERE